Part of the Streptomyces sp. NBC_01460 genome, AGGCCAGCCTCGTACCGCAACTGCGCGAGCAGCCGCGCAGGGAGGAGGACGAGCACCACGCCGCCGGGTCCGCGCCCGCGGTGGGGCGTACCCCCGAGCAGGCACGCGACCGCATGACCGCCTACCGGGACGGATGGGTCCGCGGCGGCGGGGCGGTGCCCGGGAGAACCCCCAGCGCACGCTCCGCACCCGCATCCCTCTTCCGCCGGTACACCGAAGGAGACCAGACATGATCGTGAACGAGAGGCCCGGAAGGGCTTCCCGAGGCTCCGGCGAGCTCGACTGGCTGCTGGACGATCTCGTCGCACGGATCGCCGACATCCGGCATGCCGTCGTGCTGAGCAACGACGGCCTCGCCGTCGGCGCGTCCCACGCCCTGAGCCGTGAGGACGCCGAGCACCTCGCTGCCGTGGCATCGGGCTTCAACAGCCTGGCGAAGGGCGCGGGGCGGCACTTCGGAGCCGGGGGCGTACGTCAGACGATGGTCGAGATGGACGACGGCTTCCTGTTCGTGGCCGCCGCGGGGGACGGCTCCTGCCTCACCGTGCTGAGCATGGCCCTCGCGGACATCGGCCTCGTTGCCTACGAGATGGCACGCCTGGTGAAGCGGGTCGGCGAACACCTCGCCTCCCCGGTGAGGCTCGCCGGACCACCGGCGACGGGCTGAGGACGGGCACGTGCGGATGCAAGAGGGCGGAGTGTCGCCGGGACGCCCGGAGGTTCCCCCGCCGGGGCGCGTCGACGGAGGGCCGCCCGGCCGCGGATACGGCGTGCCTGCCGCAGGCGACGGTCTCGCCCCCGCCGGACACGGTGTACCGCCCGGCAGCCAGTGGTACGACGCCGAGGCGGGCCCGTTGGTCCGCCCCTACGCGGTCACCGGTGGCCGGACGCAAGCGGGTCCCAGCGGCGTGCGGTTCGACCTGATCGCCCTCGTGGCGGCGGACGACGACGCGGAGGATAGGCAGGGCGAGGCGTTGCTCGGCCCCGAGCACCGGGCGTTGCTCGCTCTCTGCCAGGAGGAGATCCAGTCGGTCGCGGAACTGTCGGCGGACGCCGACCTGCCCGTCGGCGTCGTGCGGGTGCTCCTCGGCGACCTGCTGGAGGCCGGCTGCGTACGGGTCAGCAGGCCCGTCCCGCCCGCACAACTGCCTGACGAACGCATCCTGCGTGAGGTGATCGACGGCCTCCGGGCGCTCTGAGAGCTCCGGGAACGGTCGTGCGAACCGCCTACTCACGAAGAATGACGACTCCGGCCGGGCACTGAACGAACCCGTACGGACACATAAGTCACATTGCGTTCACCCTCCTTGGTGACTGCCTCTGATTGCCATGCTGTCGCCCTCTGACGGCACTCGCGAGAGAAGTGATCGATGTCCTCCGAGCATGTGGACAGCACAGACGCGGACGATTCCGGCGAGTCCGGAGCGCTCGCCCTGAAGATACTGGTCGCCGGCGGCTTCGGCGTCGGCAAGACGACCCTCGTGGGCGCGGTGAGCGAGATCCGGCCGCTGCGGACCGAGGAACTCCTCAGTGAGGCCGGTCAGTCCGTCGACGACACCGGGGGCGTGGACCAGAAGACCACCACCACGGTCGCCATGGACTTCGGAAGGATCACCATCCGCTCGGGTCTGTCGCTCTACCTGTTCGGCACCCCGGGGCAGGACCGGTTCTGGTTCCTGTGGGACGAACTCGCGCAGGGTGCGCTC contains:
- a CDS encoding roadblock/LC7 domain-containing protein, with protein sequence MIVNERPGRASRGSGELDWLLDDLVARIADIRHAVVLSNDGLAVGASHALSREDAEHLAAVASGFNSLAKGAGRHFGAGGVRQTMVEMDDGFLFVAAAGDGSCLTVLSMALADIGLVAYEMARLVKRVGEHLASPVRLAGPPATG
- a CDS encoding DUF742 domain-containing protein, encoding MPAAGDGLAPAGHGVPPGSQWYDAEAGPLVRPYAVTGGRTQAGPSGVRFDLIALVAADDDAEDRQGEALLGPEHRALLALCQEEIQSVAELSADADLPVGVVRVLLGDLLEAGCVRVSRPVPPAQLPDERILREVIDGLRAL
- a CDS encoding GTP-binding protein, yielding MSSEHVDSTDADDSGESGALALKILVAGGFGVGKTTLVGAVSEIRPLRTEELLSEAGQSVDDTGGVDQKTTTTVAMDFGRITIRSGLSLYLFGTPGQDRFWFLWDELAQGALGAVVLADTRRLEDCFPAVDYFEHRRIPFVVAVNCFTGARTYAEDDVSRALDLDGGTPVVLCDARDRASGKEVLIRMVEYAGRMHTARLLESVGQASGPG